A genome region from Camelina sativa cultivar DH55 chromosome 10, Cs, whole genome shotgun sequence includes the following:
- the LOC104718101 gene encoding protein STRUBBELIG-RECEPTOR FAMILY 8-like: MASGDRAMFTFLLLFFASISGFSLVRCVTDPSDVQALQVLYTSLNSPSQLTNWKNGGGDPCGESWRGITCEGSAVVTIDISDLGVSGTLGYLLSDLMSLRKLDVSGNSIHDTLPYQLPPNLTSINLSRNNLSGNLPYSISAMGSLSYMNVSGNSLSMPIGDIFANHKSLSTLDLSHNNFSGDLPSSLSTVSKLSALYVQNNQFTGSIVVLSGLPLKTLNVANNHFNGSIPKELSSIQTIIYDGNSFDNVPASPQPDRPGKKGKPSGSKKPKIGTEEKSSESEKGLSGGVVTGIVFGSLFVAGIIALFLYLYLHKRKRKVGGSTRADQRSLPLSGITETQEQRVRIVASVADFKSSPAEKVTVDRVMKNGSISRIRSPITASQYTVCSLQVATNSFSQENIIGEGSLGRVYRAEFPNGKIMAIKKIDNVALSLQEEDNFLEAVSNMSRLRHPNIVPLAGYCTEHGQRLLVYEYVGNGNLDDTLHMNDDRSMNLTWNARVKVALGTAKALEYLHEVCLPSIVHRNFKSANILLDEELNPHLSDSGLAALTPNTERQVSTQIVGSFGYSAPEFALSGVYTVKSDVYTFGVVMLELLTGRKPLDSSRTRAEQSLVRWATPQLHDIDALSKMVDPSLNGMYPAKSLSRFADIIALCIQPEPEFRPPMSEVVQQLVRLVQRASVVKRRSSDDTGFSYRTPEHEHVDISF; the protein is encoded by the exons ATGGCTTCTGGAGATAGAGCTATGTTCActtttttgcttctcttcttcgCTTCGATCTCTGGATTCTCTCTTGTTCGTTGTGTTACTGATCCATCTGATG TTCAAGCACTTCAGGTTTTGTATACTTCACTGAATAGTCCTTCACAGCTAACCAATTGGAAAAATGGTGGTGGTGATCCATGTGGAGAGTCATGGAGAGGGATTACTTGTGAAGGCTCAGCAGTTGTCACTAT AGATATATCGGATTTAGGAGTCTCTGGCACTCTTGGATACTTGCTTTCAGACCTAATGTCACTCAGAAAATT GGATGTTAGTGGTAACAGCATCCATGATACACTTCCATATCAATTGCCACCGAATCTCACAAGCAT AAATCTGTCGAGAAACAACCTAAGTGGTAACCTTCCATATTCCATATCTGCAATGGGTTCTCTTTCATATAT GAATGTAAGTGGTAATTCACTTTCAATGCCGATAGGAGATATCTTTGCCAATCATAAATCACTCTCAACCTT GGACCTTTCTCACAACAACTTCAGTGGCGATCTTCCGAGTTCTTTAAGTACAGTGTCCAAACTTTCCGCTCT TTATGTTCAGAACAATCAGTTTACAGGTTCCATCGTTGTTCTCTCGGGTTTACCTTTGAAAACTCT AAATGTTGCAAACAATCATTTCAATGGATCCATACCTAAGGAGCTTAGCTCTATTCAGACCATAAT ATATGATGGTAACTCCTTTGATAACGTCCCTGCCTCTCCTCAACCAGACAGACCTGGCAAAAAAGGGAAACCTTCTGGTTCTAAGAAACCTAAAATTGGTACTGAAGAGAAATCTTCAGAGTCTGAAAAGGGTTTGTCTGGTGGAGTAGTCACTGGTATAGTGTTCGGATCTCTATTCGTTGCTGGTATTATAGCACTTTTTCTTTACTTGTACCTTcacaagagaaaaagaaaagttggaGGAAGCACAAGAGCTGATCAAAGAAGTCTTCCACTTAGTGGAATAACTGAGACGCAAGAGCAGAGGGTAAGAATTGTAGCATCCGTTGCAGACTTCAAGTCTTCGCCTGCAGAAAAAGTAACAGTTGATCGGGTTATGAAAAACGGGTCAATTAGTAGAATAAGATCTCCAATTACTGCTTCACAATACACTGTTTGCTCTCTGCAAGTAGCAACAAACAGCTTTAGTCAAGAAAACATCATTGGTGAAGGTTCTTTAGGCCGTGTCTATAGAGCAGAGTTCCCCAATGGAAAG ATAATGGCGATTAAGAAGATCGATAATGTAGCACTTTCattacaagaagaagataacttcTTAGAAGCCGTTTCAAACATGTCACGCTTGAGACATCCAAACATTGTTCCCTTGGCTGGATACTGCACCGAGCATGGTCAACGTCTTCTAGTCTATGAATACGTGGGAAATGGGAATCTAGATGATACGCTTCACATGAATGATGATAGAAGCATGAATCTTACTTGGAATGCGCGTGTTAAAGTGGCACTTGGAACTGCCAAGGCTTTAGA GTATTTGCATGAAGTTTGTTTGCCTTCAATTGTACATAGAAACTTCAAATCGGCGAATATATTGCTAGATGAAGAACTTAATCCTCACTTATCAGACAGTGGTTTAGCTGCTTTGACACCTAACACTGAGAGACAG gtttcaactcaaataGTGGGTTCATTTGGATATAGTGCTCCAGAGTTTGCATTGTCGGGAGTTTATACTGTCAAAAGTGATGTATACACTTTTGGAGTAGTAATGCTTGAGCTCCTAACTGGTCGGAAGCCTCTTGAcag CTCAAGGACGAGAGCAGAGCAATCACTAGTGAGATGGGCTACACCGCAGCTTCACGATATAGATGCTTTGTCTAAAATGGTTGATCCTTCTCTTAATGGCATGTATCCAGCTAAGTCACTGTCTCGTTTTGCGGATATCATTGCTCTCTGTATTCAG CCGGAACCAGAGTTCAGGCCTCCAATGTCAGAGGTGGTACAGCAACTAGTGAGATTAGTTCAAAGAGCAAGTGTTGTCAAACGAAGATCTAGTGATGACACTGGATTTTCGTACAGGACACCTGAACACGAGCACGTTGATATCTCATTCTGA
- the LOC104718098 gene encoding uncharacterized protein At4g22160-like isoform X1, with amino-acid sequence MNKFRRPTLLEKVNNACFFTRKWNHFSLNQLLKLERIKKPNNRTHVPLSLSFLADFIMGKSSARLRRSQTSTSENKTTDGELSGKDGSNVPHSSDSETESNSSLDSGTESNISSDSTTYTGLSAIVRVLSDSLLRTELAEMEMIKAREAARLEAEKRRLEMEVELTRMVLETHLQATASLLVGEQNISPEGRKRKRSEEAEEHGESSSSTSREKKLALLG; translated from the exons ATGAACAAGTTTCGTAGACCTACACTACTTGAGAAAGTGAATAATGCTTGCTTTTTTACTCGAAAGTGGAACCACTTTAGTCTTAATCAGCTTTTAAAGTTGGAAAGaatcaaaaaaccaaacaatAGAACCCATGTTCCACTGTCTCTCTCCTTTCTTGCGGACTTTATTATGGGTAAGTCGTCGGCAAGACTCCGCCGGAGCCAAACCTCTACGTCGGAGAACAAAACGACCGACGGTGAGTTGTCGGGTAAAGATGGCTCTAATGTTCCTCATAGCTCCGACTCAGAGACTGAGTCAAACTCGAGCTTAGATTCCGGGACCGAGTCGAACATAAGCTCTGACTCGACAACTTACACAGGACTGTCGGCGATCGTAAGGGTCTTGTCTGACTCTCTGCTTCGAACGGAATTGGCGGAGATGGAGATGATCAAGGCTCGTGAAGCAGCTAGGTTGGAAGCTGAGAAGAGGAGGTTGGAAATGGAAGTAGAGTTGACTCGGATGGTGCTTGAGACTCATTTGCAAGCGACGGCGTCGTTACTCGTCGGAGAACAGAATATTTCTCCGGAggggaggaagagaaagagatcagaagaagctgaagaacacGGTGAGTCCTCCTCTTCCACCTCAAG GGAAAAGAAATTAGCTTTGTTGGGATAA
- the LOC104718102 gene encoding chromatin remodeling protein EBS: MAKTRPGVASKIKPGRKELDSYTIKGTNKVVRVGDCVLMRPSDAGKPPYVARVEKIEADARNNVKVHCRWYYRPEESLGGRRQFHGAKELFLSDHFDVQSAHTIEGKCIVHTFKNYTRLENVGAEDYYCRFEYKAATGAFTPDRVAVYCKCEMPYNPDDLMVQCEGCKDWYHPACVGMTIEEAKKLDHFVCAECSSDDDVKKSQNGFNSSPADDVKVETKRRKR; the protein is encoded by the exons ATGGCGAAAACTCGACCTGGTGTCGCCTCGAAAATTAAGCCGGGGAGGAAGGAGCTGGACTCTTATACCATCAAGGGCACCAACAAAGTTGTGAGAG TGGGGGATTGTGTGTTGATGCGCCCATCGGATGCTGGTAAACCACCATATGTGGCCCGTGTCGAGAAGATTGAAGCTGATGCTAGGAACAATGTGAAGGTGCACTGTCGATGGTATTACCGTCCTGAGGAGTCCCTTGGTGGTAGGAGACAATTTCATGGAGCCAAAGAACTTTTCTTGTCTGACCATTTTGATGTTCAAAGCGCACACACCATTGAGGGAAAATGCATTGTTCACACCTTCAAAAACTACACGAGGCTTGAAAACGTTGGTGCGGAGGATTATTATTGTAGATTCGAGTACAAGGCTGCTACTGGCGCTTTTACCCCTGATCGAGTTGCTGT GTACTGCAAATGTGAAATGCCTTATAATCCAGATGATCTCATGGTGCAATGTGAAGGCTGCAAAGACTG GTACCATCCGGCGTGTGTTGGCATGACGattgaagaagcaaagaagctTGATCACTTTGTGTGTGCTGAATGCAGTTCTGATGACGATGTCAAAAAATCTCAGAACGGGTTTAATTCTTCTCCAGCTGATGATGTCAAG GTGGAAACGAAGCGCAGAAAAAGATAA
- the LOC104722819 gene encoding plant UBX domain-containing protein 3, which translates to MSSKDKKPSKPTSGRTGGIRTLSDLNRRSGPDSDSDSDGPQEYFTGGEKSGMLVQDPTKEPKHDDVDEIFNQARQLGAVEGPLERPSSSRSFTGTGRLLSGDSVPTALQQPEPVIHNIIFWSNGFTVDDGPLRKLDDPENASFLDSIRKSECPKELEPADKRAPVHVNLMRREEKCPEREKPKVAFQGVGRTLGGASSSTASSLDNLVSEVAAVSSPSQSFVVDETLPSTSIQLRLGDGTRIVAKFNNHHTVNDIRAFIESSRPGNAINYTLQVMGFPPKPLTDPSQTIDQAGLANSVVIQKF; encoded by the exons ATGTCGTCTAAGGACAAGAAACCGTCGAAGCCAACGAGTGGTCGGACTGGTGGTATCCGTACGCTTTCCGATCTGAACCGTAGATCAGGACCTGATTCCGATAGTGACTCCGATGGACCTCAGGAGTATTTCACCGGTGGTGAGAAAAG TGGTATGCTTGTTCAGGATCCTACGAAAGAACCGAAACACGATGATGTTGATGAGATTTTCAATCAAGCAAGGCAACTAGGAGCTGTTGAAGGACCTCTTGAGCGTCCTTCAAGTTCTAGAAGTTTTACTGGAACCGGGAGGTTGCTTTCTGGAGATAGTGTGCCGACCGCTCTTCAACAGCCTGAGCCTGTGATTCACAATATTATTTTCTGGTCTAACGGATTCACTGTTGATGATGGACCTTTGAGGAAGTTGGATGATCCTGAGAACGCTTCGTTTCTTGAT AGCATTCGAAAGTCTGAATGCCCAAAGGAGCTTGAGCCTGCTGATAAAAGAGCTCCGGTACATGTCAATCTAATGAGAAGAGAGGAGAAATGCCCC GAGCGGGAGAAACCTAAGGTTGCATTTCAAGGAGTCGGAAGGACTCTAGGTGGTGCCAGCTCATCAACAGCTTCAAGTCTAGACAACCTAGTATCCGAGGTAGCAGCAGTTTCATCACCGTCACAGAGTTTTGTAGTAGATGAAACTCTTCCATCCACATCGATCCAGCTTAGGCTCGGTGATGGGACACGTATAGTGGCTAAGTTCAACAACCATCACACTGTCAACGACATTCGTGCGTTCATTGAGTCTTCTCGACCAGGGAATGCAATCAATTACACACTACAGGTCATGGGGTTCCCACCAAAGCCACTTACTGACCCTTCTCAGACCATTGATCAAGCCGGTCTCGCAAATTCTGTTGTCATTCAGAAATTCTAg
- the LOC104718098 gene encoding uncharacterized protein At4g22160-like isoform X2: MNKFRRPTLLEKVNNACFFTRKWNHFSLNQLLKLERIKKPNNRTHVPLSLSFLADFIMGKSSARLRRSQTSTSENKTTDGELSGKDGSNVPHSSDSETESNSSLDSGTESNISSDSTTYTGLSAIVRVLSDSLLRTELAEMEMIKAREAARLEAEKRRLEMEVELTRMVLETHLQATASLLVGEQNISPEGRKRKRSEEAEEHGESSSSTSS; encoded by the exons ATGAACAAGTTTCGTAGACCTACACTACTTGAGAAAGTGAATAATGCTTGCTTTTTTACTCGAAAGTGGAACCACTTTAGTCTTAATCAGCTTTTAAAGTTGGAAAGaatcaaaaaaccaaacaatAGAACCCATGTTCCACTGTCTCTCTCCTTTCTTGCGGACTTTATTATGGGTAAGTCGTCGGCAAGACTCCGCCGGAGCCAAACCTCTACGTCGGAGAACAAAACGACCGACGGTGAGTTGTCGGGTAAAGATGGCTCTAATGTTCCTCATAGCTCCGACTCAGAGACTGAGTCAAACTCGAGCTTAGATTCCGGGACCGAGTCGAACATAAGCTCTGACTCGACAACTTACACAGGACTGTCGGCGATCGTAAGGGTCTTGTCTGACTCTCTGCTTCGAACGGAATTGGCGGAGATGGAGATGATCAAGGCTCGTGAAGCAGCTAGGTTGGAAGCTGAGAAGAGGAGGTTGGAAATGGAAGTAGAGTTGACTCGGATGGTGCTTGAGACTCATTTGCAAGCGACGGCGTCGTTACTCGTCGGAGAACAGAATATTTCTCCGGAggggaggaagagaaagagatcagaagaagctgaagaacacGGTGAGTCCTCCTCTTCCACCTCAAG CTAA